Proteins found in one Flavobacteriales bacterium genomic segment:
- the odhB gene encoding 2-oxoglutarate dehydrogenase complex dihydrolipoyllysine-residue succinyltransferase yields the protein MSVIEHKVPSPGESITEVVIARWIKADGEYVEKDDELCEIDSDKATLTVNAEESGQLKIMAAEGDTVKVGQVICSVDSSVKGEAKPKTEAPKAEEKKAETSKKSEPVPNPLPVAQEKSYASGHASPAAKKMMDEKNISSSQLTGSGPGGRITKQDVQAALTAGFNFDKPAFGGTRDQERKKMTTLRKKIAERLVSVKNETAMLTTFNEVDMKPVMDLRKKYKDKFQETHGIGLGFMSFFTKAVTIALQHYPAVNAYIDGDEMVFNNFCDVGIAVSTPKGLMVPILRNAEMMSLADIENGIKNLALKARDGKLSIDDMTGGTFTITNGGVFGSMLSTPIINPPQSAILGMHNIVERPVAIEGRVEIRPIMYVALSYDHRIIDGRESVSFLVKVKEMLENPSKMLFNGRDPQEVVLGL from the coding sequence ATGTCTGTTATTGAACACAAAGTACCCAGTCCGGGAGAATCCATTACAGAAGTTGTTATTGCCCGTTGGATTAAGGCGGATGGTGAATACGTAGAGAAAGATGATGAGCTTTGCGAAATTGATTCGGATAAGGCTACGCTTACCGTGAATGCTGAGGAATCCGGACAATTAAAAATAATGGCTGCAGAGGGCGATACCGTAAAGGTTGGACAAGTGATTTGTTCGGTTGACTCATCTGTGAAAGGTGAAGCGAAACCCAAAACGGAAGCACCGAAAGCTGAAGAGAAAAAAGCAGAGACGTCAAAAAAATCTGAGCCTGTTCCGAATCCGCTTCCGGTTGCACAGGAGAAATCGTATGCATCGGGACATGCATCACCTGCTGCTAAAAAAATGATGGATGAAAAAAACATTTCATCCTCGCAACTTACCGGAAGTGGTCCTGGTGGTCGTATCACTAAACAAGACGTTCAGGCTGCACTTACTGCAGGATTTAATTTTGACAAACCTGCTTTTGGTGGCACACGTGATCAGGAACGTAAAAAGATGACCACGCTTCGTAAGAAAATTGCTGAGCGCTTGGTAAGTGTAAAAAATGAAACGGCTATGTTGACCACTTTCAATGAGGTTGACATGAAGCCGGTGATGGATTTGCGTAAAAAGTACAAAGATAAATTCCAGGAAACTCATGGTATTGGATTAGGATTTATGTCTTTCTTTACAAAAGCGGTTACTATTGCACTACAACATTATCCAGCTGTAAATGCCTATATCGATGGCGATGAAATGGTGTTTAACAATTTCTGTGATGTGGGTATTGCAGTATCTACTCCAAAAGGTTTAATGGTTCCCATTTTAAGAAATGCAGAGATGATGAGTCTTGCTGATATTGAAAATGGAATTAAAAACCTTGCATTAAAAGCACGTGACGGTAAATTATCCATTGATGATATGACCGGCGGAACATTCACGATCACCAATGGTGGTGTGTTTGGTTCTATGTTATCTACTCCGATTATTAATCCTCCTCAATCTGCAATTTTAGGTATGCACAACATCGTTGAGCGTCCTGTTGCCATTGAAGGAAGAGTGGAGATTCGTCCGATTATGTATGTTGCCTTGTCTTACGACCATCGTATTATTGATGGAAGAGAATCGGTTTCTTTCCTTGTAAAGGTAAAAGAAATGCTTGAAAATCCTTCCAAGATGTTATTCAATGGCAGAGATCCGCAGGAAGTTGTACTTGGTTTATAA